A window of the Callospermophilus lateralis isolate mCalLat2 chromosome 7, mCalLat2.hap1, whole genome shotgun sequence genome harbors these coding sequences:
- the Rap1gap gene encoding LOW QUALITY PROTEIN: rap1 GTPase-activating protein 1 (The sequence of the model RefSeq protein was modified relative to this genomic sequence to represent the inferred CDS: inserted 3 bases in 2 codons), translating into MIEKMQGSRMDEQRCSFPPPLKTEEDYIPYPSVHEVLGREGPFPLILLPQFGGYWIEGTNHEITSIPETEPLQSPTTKVKLECNPTARVYRKHFLGKEHFNYYSLDTALGHLVFSLKYDVIGDQEHLRLLLRTKCRTYHDVIPISCLTEFPNVVQMAKLVCEDVNVDRFYPVLYPKASRLIVTFDEHVISNNFKFGVIYQKLGQTSEEELFSTNEESPAFVEFLEFLGQKVKLQDFKGFRGGLDVTHGQTGTESVYCNFRNKEIMFHVSTKLPYTEGDAQQLQRKRHIGNDIVAVVFQDENTPFVPDMIASNFLHAYVVVQAEGGGPDGPLYKVSVTARDDVPFFGPPLPDPAVFRKGPEFQEFLLTKLINAEYACYKAEKFAKLEERTRAALLETLYEELHIHSQSMMGLGGDEDKMENGGGGGGFFESFKRVIRSRSQSMDAMGLSNKKPNTVSTSHSGSFAPNNPDLAKAAGISLIVPGKSPTRKKSGPFGSRRSSAIGIENIQEVQEKRESPPAGQKTPDSGHVSQEPKSENSSTQSSPEMPTTKNRAETTAQRAEALKDFSRSSSSASSFASVVEETEGVDGEDTGLDSVSSSGTPHKRDSFLYSTWLEDSVSTTSGGSSPGPSRSPHPDAGKSGDPACPEIKIQLETSEQHLPQLMRPQKHKVKILCQARQLGPLPQGQRPWSCPAXPSPPLGPPPGLSLQGGAIQTXGGGSCWHHPVPQAGGLGLARDWSVKQDCSSS; encoded by the exons ATGATTGAAAAGATGCAG GGAAGCAGGATGGACGAACAGCGATGCTCCTTCCCGCCACCCCTCAAA ACAGAGGAGGACTATATTCCCTACCCGAGCGTCCATGAG GTCCTGGGGCGAGAAGGGCCCTTCCCCCTCATCCTGCTGCCCCAGTTTGGGGGCTATTGGATCGAGGGCACCAACCATGAAATCACCAGCATCCCCGAGACAGAGCCACTGCAGTCACCCACCACCAAGGTGAAGCTGGAGTGTAACCCCACAGCCCGCGTCTACCGGAAGCACTTTCTTGGCAAG GAGCACTTCAACTACTACTCACTGGACACTGCCCTCGGCCACCTGGTCTTTTCACTCAAGTATGATGTCATTGGGGATCAAGAGCACCTGCGGCTGCTGCTTAG GACCAAGTGCCGGACATACCACGATGTCATCCCCATCTCCTGCCTCACTGAGTTCCCTAATGTGGTCCAGATGGCAAAG CTGGTGTGTGAAGACGTCAATGTGGATCGATTCTACCCTGTGCTCTACCCCAAG GCTTCCAGGCTCATCGTCACCTTTGATGAGCATGTCATCAGCAATAACTTCAAGTTTGGAGTCATTTATCAGAAGCTCGGGCAG ACCTCAGAGGAAGAACTCTTCAGTACCAATGAGGAAAGCCCAGCCTTCGTGGAGTTCCTGGAGTTCCTGGGTCAGAAGGTCAAACTGCAGGACTTCAAGGG GTTCCGAGGAGGCCTGGACGTGACCCATGGGCAGACGGGGACCGAGTCTGTGTACTGCAACTTCCGCAACAAGGAGATCATGTTTCACGTGTCCACCAAGCTGCCCTACACAGAAGGGGACGCCCAGCAG TTGCAGCGGAAGCGACACATTGGGAATGACATCGTCGCTGTGGTCTTCCAGGATGAGAACACGCCCTTCGTGCCCGACATGATCGCATCCAACTTCCTGCATGCCTATGTGGTGGTGCAGGCTGAGGGTGGGGGCCCTGATGGCCCGCTCTATAAG GTCTCTGTCACGGCAAGGGATGATGTGCCCTTCTTTGGACCCCCCCTTCCGGACCCGGCGGTGTTTAGGAAG GGGCCTGAGTTCCAGGAATTTTTGCTGACGAAGCTGATCAATGCTGAATACGCGTGCTACAAGGCCGAGAAGTTTGCCAAACTGGAG GAGCGGACGCGCGCCGCCCTGCTAGAGACGCTCTACGAGGAGCTGCACATCCACAGCCAGTccatgatgggcctgggcggcgaCGAGGACAAGATGGAGAACGGCGGCGGCGGGGGCGGCTTCTTCGAGTCTTTCAAG CGGGTCATCCGGAGCCGGAGCCAGTCCATGGATGCCATGGGACTAAGCAACAAGAAGCCCAACACCGTGTCCACCAGCCACAGTGGAAGCTTTGCACCCAACAACCCTGACCTGGCCAAGGCTGCTGGAATA TCACTGATTGTCCCTGGGAAGAGCCCCACAAGGAAGAAGTCGGGCCCGTTTGGCTCCCGCCGCAGCAGCGCCATCGGGATCGAGAACATCCAGGAGGTGCAGGAGAAGAG GGAGAGCCCTCCGGCTGGCCAGAAGACCCCAGACAGCGGGCACGTCTCCCAGGAGCCCAAGTCGGAGAACTCGTCCACCCAGAGCTCCCCGGAGATGCCCACCACCAAGAACAG GGCGGAGACCACAGCCCAGAGAGCAGAAGCTCTGAAGGACTTCTCCCGCTCCTCGTCCAGCGCCAGCAGCTTCGCCAGCGTGGTGGAGGAGACGGAGGGCGTGGACGGGGAGGACACGGGCCTG GACAGCGTCTCGTCCTCAGGGACACCCCACAAGCGGGACTCGTTCCTCTACAGCACGTGGCTGGAGGACAGCGTCAGTACGACCAGCGGGGGCAGCTCCCCAG GCCCCTCACGGTCACCCCACCCAGACGCCGGCAAGTCGGGGGACCCTGCATGTCCCGAGATCAAGATCCAGCTGGAAACGTCTGAGCAGCACCTGCCGCAGCTG ATGAGGCCACAGAAGCACAAGGTGAAGATTCTGTGTCAAGCCAGGCAGCTGGGACCTCTGCCTCAAGGCCAGCGGCCCTGGAGCTGCCCGGC TCCCAGCCCTCCCCTTGGCCCACCCCCTGGGCTGTCTCTGCAGGGCGGAGCCATCCAGA AGGGCGGGGGAAGCTGCTGGCACCACCCTGTCCCCCAGGCTGGAGGTCTGGGCTTGGCCAGGGATTGGTCAGTGAAGCAGGACTGCAGCTCTAGCTAG